The nucleotide sequence ACTGGAACAAGCCGGATTTCGACCCAACTAGCATCCAGGATGAGATGGCTTTGTTTGACCCTGATGACCTGACATTCGAAGACCACCCCTGTGAAATGGTCATTATGGTGGGATTGCCTGGTTCAGGTAAAAGTCACTTGTGTGGCACCTTTTTCCAAAAGCGGGGCTACAAGATTGTCAATCTAAACACTCGAAGCTCTCTAATTGCTTTGAAAGGGTTCCTACAGGCGGGACAATCTTGCGTGGTGGACAGCACCAATATAGATGTGGCATCCCGCCGAAAATTATTGCAGGTGGCTGTGGAAATGAAGATTCCATGTCGCTGTCTTGTGATGAATGTGCCTGAGGCTCAAGTGAAGCACAACCTAGCTTTCCGAGATCTATCTGACTCCAGTGTCAGGAGCACGGTCTTTAAAATGTTGCAGGAAGACTACCAGGAGCCAACCCTTGACGAGGGATTCAAATCCATTCACAAGGTGAACTTTAAGCCGAAGTTTGCCGACGAAAAGCTGGAAAAGCTTTACAAAATGTACTTGTTGGAGAAGATAGGAAGTGCAAAAAGTAGTATTTAAACCAAAGTGAacatataattatatttacaTACGCTTGGAGTAGGATAGGTACTCTATAAAAACTCTTCATAGCATCGTGGTTTTGCCGGGATTAACCAGATCTCTTAAAGATTACCTCAAAAAGAATATATTAATCTTAAATGTTGGtttttcaaatattaaataaaaatactttgagAAAGTAAATTTGGAGGTtcgaaattgtatttttttaaagtagtTCTGGGGGATATGTTCTGGGGGAATGACAAAGTACTTCATTTTTTGAATGCCCGTAAGGTCACACTATAACGCGCAATTTCCATAAATTTGGCAAACCCAAACAATGCTTTTCAATTGGAAACTGCAAGATGTCCATGGCTAAATATCTAAATCGCTCCGTGGGAAAAGCTGGCAAGGAAGTGGCCGCTAGGATCTGCACCCTGAAGCCCACGGAACCGGAGCACCATGCAATCCACCTAACCGCTGGCGAGAACTTCGTGGGACGCAGCCGGGAAACTGGAATCCGGGACTCCAAGTGCTCCAAGCGACAAATCCAACTGCAAGTTGATTTGAAGAAGGCCGTGGTAGCGCTCAAGGTCCTGGGAGTTAATCCCTGCGGCGTAAATGGTCTGATGGTGATGCAGCACTCGGAATGTGAACTGAAGCACGGAGATCTGGTGGAGATCGTCTATGGCAGGCATCCTTTCGAGGTGGTTTTCAGTCCTTCCCCAACGGATGATAAGGAGGAAGCTGCTCCCCCGTCGCTATCATCATCGGTTCCCGAAAAATATGAGAGATGGGACTCGGTTGGCAATGGCAAACTGGTAATTTTTACCAGCGCTGGCGTTACAGCCTCTGAGAAAATAGCCGGTTACGATATGGATGGCACCATCATTAAAACGAAATCTGGACTAGTTTTTCCCAAAAGTACTGACGACTGGCAGATCATATTCCCCGAAGTACCGAAGAAACTGAAGAGTCTCCACAAGGACGGGTTCAAGATCTGTTTCTTCACCAACCAAGGAGGAATTGCGCGCGGGAAAGTCAGTCTAGATGACTTCAAGGTTAAGGTCAAGCAAATTGTGGCTAAACTGGGTGTTCCAATCCAAGTGTTCATAGCCATCGGCGATGGATTCTATCGCAAACCGCTGACGGGAATGTGGCAGCACCTAAAGACAGAAATGAATGAGGGTGTTGAGATTCAGGAAGATCGCTGTTTCTTCGTGGGCGATGCAGCTGGAAGACCGGAGACGGGAAAGGGAGCCACTAAGCAGCGTAAGGATCACTCACTCGCAGACAGACTCTTCGCCGCCAACATTGGACTGTCGTTCTACACGCCTGAGGTTCATTTCCTGGGCAAACGAGTGGAGCAGTGGAACAAGCCGGACTTCGATCCCACTAGCGTGCAGGGCGAGGTGGCTCTGCTTGACCCAGATGACCTCACCTTCGAGGACCACCCCTGTGAAATGATCATCATGGTCGGTCTTCCGGGATCCGGAAAGAGCCACTTTTACTCGAACTTCTTTAAACCGCGTGGCTACAAGAGCGTCAATGCAGACACCTTGAAAAGCACTCAAAACTGCCTGAATGCTTGTAAACGCTTCTTGGAAGCCAACCAATCTTGTGTGGTGGACAACACCAACGTGGACGCGGCCTCCCGCAAAAAATTCCTGGAGCTGGCTAGCGAAATGAAGATTCCCTGCCGCTGTCTGGTTATGAATGTGCCCGTGGCTCAAGTGAAGCACAACATCGCTTTCCGAGAGTTATCAGACTCTATGCACTCCAAGATCAAAGACGTGGTCTTTAACATGATGAAGAAAAAGTACCAGGAGCCAGCTCTAGACGAGGGATTCAAGTCCATTCACAAGGTAAACTTTAAGCCCGAGTTTGCCGACGAAAAACAGGAGAAACTATACAAAATGTACTTGTGTGAGAAGTAAGGAAGTAAGatatcattttatttaatccAAAGTGAATATACGCTTGGCTATGTCATCTATCAACCAGTCCATGGAACTCAGCAGCTTCTCGCCAGTCACCGCGCTAACTCCGACCACCAGCCAATGGTGCGTGGTGATCTCCTCCAGATGAAGTATCTTTAAGAATGAAGGATATTATTAATGTTGTTACATCTAATAAGTCAAAAGTGATTACCTCCTTTATTTCATTTGATGAAAGGGCACCGGGAAGGTCCTGTTTGTTGCACAGAACCAGGAGGGTGGCTCCTGCCAGGCGCTCTTCTTGGAGCAGGATCTGCAGCTCCTGACCGCAGGATTCCAGGCGCATCCTGTCAGCACTGTCCACCACCCAGACCAGACCATCGGTGCATTCGAAGTAGTTCCGCCAGTAGGATCGCAGGGACTTCTGGCCACCCACGTCCCACATATTCAGGGTGTAACCATTGTGCTCCAGGGTTTTTATGTTGAAGCCCAGGGTGGGCGAGATGGTGTCAATGGGCTCGCCATTAAAGCGCTTTAGGATCGTGGTCTTGCCGGCATTATCCAGACCCCTAAGGAAAATTATGAATCACTAAGCTTTGTTCTAAAATGTGGAAGGACTCACAGGAGCAATATGCGCATTTCCTTCTCCTTCTGGCGCATCTTTTTCAATACTGTTAGGAAGCCCATGGCAACGTCTGTGGTTTTGTAAAGCTATGGAATAATAAATTAGTTATTAAATATGCAGCTGCGCTGCTTAAATTTCTGTTTATTCGagttaataataatttccGGGCGAATGTCAAAAAGTGCTGGAGATGTCGACCATCGATGTATCGATATAATATCGATGTTCCTCCAGCTGTAGCTGTCATATTCGAGACCGATATTTTTCGCCCAGAAAACTGTTCACTTTTTGctaaatcttaaaaataaaccCAAGCAAGATGATGAACCTGTCGAGAGTAAGTAAACTGGGGAAATTACAATAACGATCAGACTTCGCTGGATAAGAAACGCGAGATCCATAACTCCGTAGACTCTACAACCTGCATGCAATTACGTAAGTTCCCTGGAGCCCCAGAACTAACCGCACATTTCGTACTCCTCCACAGGCTGTTGTCCGTAGCTTCGCTACCACCGCCGGCCGCCGGTCCGCCGCCGTGCCCAAGGAGCAGATCGAGAAGGGATACTTCGAGATCCGCAAGGTCCAGGACCACTTCCAGAAGAAGGACGGCAAGCCCGTCTTCCTGAAGGGATCCGCCGTGGACAACGTGCTCTACCGTCTCACCGTGGCCCTCGCCCTCGTCGGAATCGGCGGCATGGGCAAGCTCTTCTACGATCTGAGTGTTCCCAAGAAGGAGTAAAGTCGGAGTCGGAGTTCCGATACCTAAGCTAAGCCAATAAACCCCGCGCAAGATCCGTGATTCAGTGTAGTCTCCTTATATTTCGATGTTTTGATTGAGTAAGTTTCATTGTTTCGTCATTTATCAAAATCTGATCTAACTACATATGGTTATAAAGATTTGTGATTTCAGTTATTTATCAACTTTAACTACCAAAGAAAACATAAATAGAACAACATTCCTTAAAGCGAACGAAATGATACAATTTTAGATTTCGAAATAGTAATGTGCATTATGATATTTATTTTGGGAAATTTAAATCAACTTCTATTATAAATAccataatatatttaaatatattattaaatcaTTATTTTAATAGTTTGATAGTTGATATTGATGTGTGGGCCAGTCTTCCAAGAGATATGAGGCTTTATTGATCccaaacaaaatattaatatcTTGCATATAATGTTAAAAATTCCTTTCCTTTTTCTGTGCCTATTTTGAGATAAGCTGTTAACCTATTCCAAttagcaaaaaaaatatatagttaCTGAAGTCCTtgctctttatcaattttgcTCCCCTATTTAAATTACCAAAACTAATAACGACCATGTCTAACCAATTCTTCTTCATCTTCCAGAGCTTTGCCCCCAGATACCTAGTCAACACGGAACACCCCAATCCACATCCTGGCTTGTTGTTTTGTGTTAGAATAGCTAAGATTTGATGTGTAAACTAAACATTCGCAAGAGCATTTAAAGCGTGGAAATATAAGAGAACTGGCTGTAAAGTAACGAGGCTGCTTATTTGTTTTAATGCACGGTCGCTGGCAATGAGATATTTGCCCAAAAGTATTTCCCCTTAATTGCATTGACATTAAGTAAACAAACAGCGGCGGCATGGAGCGAAGATCTGGGATAGGCGGCCGAGACTGGGGAATCGGCTAAGGAAACGGCCTGTTTTATAAATCAAAGGGCGGCAACTCGGCGCGTTGCCATTGGCATGGAAATGCATTTTAAATCGAGCGAATCATGTTGCGCTTTAACACAAGCACAGGCCCATGCACGCCGCCCGTTTATTAATATCCGGCTGCGGCGGAATATGCAATTCAAGGCGTTTTTCATTAGTTATTTCTCCATAAACACTTAAATAAAACTAAAGcattaaaaattaagaaaacaTCCGTTGGTTTATGAATTTTCCCTTGCATTTTCCACACAGGCGCATACATGCAGTGCGTCACAAAataattggaattgaaaaattgttattttgaaaaatatatttcgtTTTCATGGGTTacacattataaattttatttttcagaatctattttctattattttcTAGGTAATTAAACAATGTAAGTTTTTAATTTGAGCACAAAAGAAGCTACATGTGTATATTTATGGCGGATTTTGATTATGATTATGATTGTGAATCTATAAGCTTACTTTTATAATGGCAAATAAATGTGTGAGTTCTTTAAGCAGGACTCGAATTTCTACTATCAGAAATCGAATATTCCATCGATACTATGGGTATTACATTTTCACTACGCACTGTACTCCGAACACCCACCGGAggaaaagaagaagaaaaacaGTCTTTCCTTTTCTGTTGTGTTGCGCTGGTTTGCCATTATTCCGATACGGCCCATTTGAATTTTGGGATGTGCGCGCGAAACGAAACGCATAaaatggacgcgggctggtttACCGTTAACACATTTCGAACGGCCAACAGTTCTGGTTCTGCGTAGGTGGTTCCGAACGGAACTGACTCTGGTGATCTATTGCAGACATTGTAACACATGCCCGTCCCATCCCACCATAGTGTATCCCGAAAATATAGACTCCCCATTACGGGAGAGatcttgttttttaattaaagttcGTTTGGCTAATTATGGGATGAGAAAATAGCGGCGCACATGTCGCAAACTTATTATATTTCATAGACtgtgaaaaatttaaatgaacaCAAAATGCCATAGCGCTGGCGGGATTCCATCTTGGGCCCTATGTCTTTCGGTCGGGATCTTTCGGAgtaactgcaactgcaactgcaaccgTTCCACTCGACTGCCCACAGCCAAATTACAATAATAACTCAAGAAGCATAGAAGATGCCAGGCTAAACGCTCCGCCTTCTCTTCCCAGCGACCTCAatcctttgcctttgccaaaAACAATATGGTATACCATATAGGAGCGAAACAAACAGAATAACAAAATAAGCCCCAAATGGGATTGGGGGGGATTGGATGCGGATGCGTGTAGAATCGGGAATCGAAAAATGTGTTTCATTAAATGTTATTTATAGTCGGCAATTTTATGCATTTAAAGCGCGTCTATCAGCGCTGCATCTCAGCGGCATCAAGGCGATGCGGAAACGGCAGCGACGCCATATTGGAAACTCGAAGGCGGCGGGCTTTGATTCTAGACGGGATCTTGGGGAGGGCTGTGGAGCGGGGTCAAACTGATTAACACCGGTTTCCCCTTGGGGAGAACCAACTTTCACCTTTCCCCAgttgtttgttttgttattttcTGGTTGGGTTTTAATATAGGATACTAGCGGGGTATTACAGTAGACTCGACTTAAGACTTAACTTATTACttactttattatttaaacACAATATTATGTCTAGAATCTTTGACTCCttaacatttaaatataaattttaatttgaaaaaattGCATATCTTTCATACTTGACTCGAAAACAGTCCTATGCATAAGCAGGAACACCAGAAAGTTAGTTTCAACCTTACTTACTTCCCTAAGAGGTGTATTATGTATAGAATTTTTGTTTCgtaaacattaaaatatacatttcAACGAGCTttcctttaaaaaataatgtatttcATATTTCATTTGAATTCAGCCACGCCAGGAACGCCAGAAAGTATGCAAAGAAATACTTCATAAGTTTTAAcagaacaaaaatatttttcgcaTGACTTATCAAACATTTGGTGAAGAGAATTAAActcatattattattttttgtatgctatagtttttataaaatccAAACTATCAGTGATTCTTTGTCTAACCAAAAAGTAGTAGCAAGTAACTGATAGTCCGGAGATCTTGCACATCCCTCGCACTCGTTAGATGCTCCTCACGTGAGTTATGGCCACGTCCTGGGCCGGATCGGATCGGATGAGATCGGATCGGCTTGGGATCCCGGTTCGCAGTCCGCACCGCACAGCAGCCGCAGCCACAAATCAGAATGCCGTTGAAGCGTTCAAGTGCAACGAGCATGAAGCGAACTCGCTGCCGCTTTCGTCTCCAACTCGATTTGCGTCCCCAACTTCAACTTCCCCTCCTGCGACTGCCGGTTCCCCCCGTCCCCAACTTGATATCCATCTCTCCGTTTGAGGCTGTCGGCAAATCTGGGCAACTTTCAGATGAGTATTTCGTCAGATTGTCGCTGGGGCTGATGCCAGAAGAAAAGAAAgaagataaaaaaaaactggTGTAGTCGGACCTTCGGGCGATTTTTGGCCTCTTCGAAGGTGTTTGGACAACGAAACCCGTTTGGCCTATTAACACTTCGATTACAACTCAACTTTTTCAGCACTCCGGACGCACGGACACGGACCCGGGCACTCTGGGTGGTCCCGTCGCACTATTAGTTagattttgatttatttgagCTTCAATTAGTCGTTGAACaaatctgtttatttatttgcttttaattaTTGTTGGAAACCACAAAGCCGTGCCACCGCTCTTTATGGCCGCCGTCGCCTCGCTCCTTGCCTTGGCCGAAGAAGGTTTTTAATTAGCACCCGCCAGATAATTCACAAAAAGCCATCCCCAAATAGCCGAGGATTTCTTTAGACGTTAATGGAACCGATACCAAACGATACCCCAAACGACCGATCAGTGCAAACACAGTTTTGTCTTTCGAAATAAAAACCGAAAATGATTTCGTATTATgggttttatttttgcgaatcTGGAATTCCCATTAATATGGGCCGAAATACCTGCAATCGTTGGATCGTTAAGAACTACAATGGggtaattatattattttgatatagTTTCGCATCCATGGCTGCGTCCAAAAAGAGGGATTCGGCTGgcgaaaacaaacaaaaacatatT is from Drosophila suzukii chromosome 3, CBGP_Dsuzu_IsoJpt1.0, whole genome shotgun sequence and encodes:
- the Arl2 gene encoding ADP-ribosylation factor-like protein 2, coding for MGFLTVLKKMRQKEKEMRILLLGLDNAGKTTILKRFNGEPIDTISPTLGFNIKTLEHNGYTLNMWDVGGQKSLRSYWRNYFECTDGLVWVVDSADRMRLESCGQELQILLQEERLAGATLLVLCNKQDLPGALSSNEIKEILHLEEITTHHWLVVGVSAVTGEKLLSSMDWLIDDIAKRIFTLD
- the COX7A gene encoding cytochrome c oxidase subunit 7A, mitochondrial, which codes for MMNLSRAVVRSFATTAGRRSAAVPKEQIEKGYFEIRKVQDHFQKKDGKPVFLKGSAVDNVLYRLTVALALVGIGGMGKLFYDLSVPKKE
- the PNKP gene encoding uncharacterized protein F21D5.5, with amino-acid sequence MSMAKYLNRSVGKAGKEVAARICTLKPTEPEHHAIHLTAGENFVGRSRETGIRDSKCSKRQIQLQVDLKKAVVALKVLGVNPCGVNGLMVMQHSECELKHGDLVEIVYGRHPFEVVFSPSPTDDKEEAAPPSLSSSVPEKYERWDSVGNGKLVIFTSAGVTASEKIAGYDMDGTIIKTKSGLVFPKSTDDWQIIFPEVPKKLKSLHKDGFKICFFTNQGGIARGKVSLDDFKVKVKQIVAKLGVPIQVFIAIGDGFYRKPLTGMWQHLKTEMNEGVEIQEDRCFFVGDAAGRPETGKGATKQRKDHSLADRLFAANIGLSFYTPEVHFLGKRVEQWNKPDFDPTSVQGEVALLDPDDLTFEDHPCEMIIMVGLPGSGKSHFYSNFFKPRGYKSVNADTLKSTQNCLNACKRFLEANQSCVVDNTNVDAASRKKFLELASEMKIPCRCLVMNVPVAQVKHNIAFRELSDSMHSKIKDVVFNMMKKKYQEPALDEGFKSIHKVNFKPEFADEKQEKLYKMYLCEK